A genomic window from Micromonospora sp. WMMA1947 includes:
- a CDS encoding thiamine pyrophosphate-requiring protein — protein MGADHDGNLPRDATVADYLVARLAEWGVHRYYGYPGDGINGMTSALQRAEGRARFIQVRHEETAGFAAGAHVKYGGGPLGCVVVTSGPGAIHALNGLYDAKLDHQPVVALLGHTALPAEGGGYYQEVDLLSLYKDVASAFLAQLDDPSQARHLVDRACRTALARRTVTALVLPSDVQDLPAVPHPPHAHGYYHTSAVPSSEPTAPPEADVRRAAEVLRGGERVAMLVGQGALGAEEEVRRIADRLGAGVATALLGFTAVDHRQPWVTGAIGLLGSRPSWQLMRECDRLLIVGSQMPYSEFYPPEGQARAVQIDIDGSRMGLRYPTEVNLTGDAGPTLRALLRELGPGPGPTAWRATLADATGKWRASQREVAAQPADPVNPQSLFTTLDDALPDDAMLAVDCGTATAWYARHVRVRPGMLASLSGTLLSMGGGMPYALAAKFAHPDRPVIALLGDGAMQMNGVNELITVAKYWREWADPRFVVLVLNNRDLAFVSWEQRSGEGTPMFPDSQDLPDVAYHRWAEVLGLGGELVDSPARVDGLWQRVLDADRPVVVNAVVDPAELMLPPHFTVEQARKTAAAVMRGDSDRAGIVRRGVPAALATYRPRRRGR, from the coding sequence ATGGGCGCGGATCACGACGGCAACCTCCCCCGCGACGCCACAGTCGCCGACTACCTGGTGGCCCGGCTCGCCGAATGGGGCGTGCACCGCTACTACGGCTACCCCGGCGACGGGATCAACGGCATGACGTCGGCGTTGCAACGCGCCGAGGGACGGGCCCGGTTCATCCAGGTCCGGCACGAGGAGACGGCCGGGTTCGCGGCAGGCGCGCACGTCAAGTACGGCGGCGGCCCGCTCGGCTGCGTGGTGGTGACCAGCGGGCCGGGCGCGATCCACGCCCTCAACGGCCTCTACGACGCCAAGCTCGACCACCAGCCGGTGGTGGCGCTGCTCGGGCACACCGCGCTGCCCGCCGAGGGCGGCGGCTACTACCAGGAGGTGGACCTCCTCTCGCTCTACAAGGACGTGGCCTCGGCCTTCCTGGCCCAGCTCGACGACCCGTCCCAGGCCCGGCACCTGGTCGACCGGGCCTGCCGCACGGCGCTGGCCCGGCGTACCGTGACGGCCCTGGTTCTCCCCTCCGACGTGCAGGACCTGCCCGCGGTGCCGCACCCGCCGCACGCCCACGGCTACTACCACACCAGCGCGGTGCCGAGCAGCGAGCCGACGGCGCCGCCGGAGGCCGACGTGCGCCGCGCCGCCGAGGTGCTGCGCGGCGGCGAGCGGGTGGCGATGCTGGTCGGGCAGGGCGCGCTGGGCGCCGAGGAGGAGGTACGCCGCATCGCCGACCGCCTCGGCGCCGGGGTCGCCACCGCGCTGCTCGGCTTCACCGCCGTCGACCACCGCCAGCCGTGGGTCACAGGCGCGATCGGCCTGCTCGGCAGCCGCCCGAGCTGGCAGCTCATGCGCGAGTGCGACAGGCTGCTGATCGTCGGCAGCCAGATGCCGTACTCGGAGTTCTACCCGCCGGAGGGCCAGGCCCGGGCGGTGCAGATCGACATCGACGGCAGCCGGATGGGGCTGCGCTACCCGACCGAGGTGAACCTGACCGGCGACGCCGGGCCGACGCTGCGCGCCCTGCTCCGGGAGCTGGGCCCGGGGCCGGGCCCGACCGCCTGGCGGGCCACCCTCGCCGACGCCACCGGCAAGTGGCGGGCCTCGCAACGCGAGGTCGCCGCCCAGCCCGCCGACCCGGTCAACCCGCAGTCGCTGTTCACCACGCTCGACGACGCGCTGCCGGACGACGCCATGCTCGCCGTCGACTGCGGCACCGCCACCGCCTGGTACGCCCGGCACGTACGGGTGCGCCCCGGCATGTTGGCCAGCCTCTCCGGCACGCTGCTGTCCATGGGCGGCGGGATGCCGTACGCGCTGGCGGCGAAGTTCGCCCACCCGGACCGCCCGGTGATCGCGCTGCTCGGTGACGGCGCGATGCAGATGAACGGCGTCAACGAGCTGATCACTGTCGCGAAGTACTGGCGGGAGTGGGCCGACCCCCGGTTCGTCGTGCTGGTGCTCAACAACCGGGACCTCGCGTTCGTCAGCTGGGAGCAGCGCTCCGGCGAGGGCACACCGATGTTCCCGGACAGCCAGGACCTACCGGACGTGGCGTACCACAGGTGGGCGGAGGTGCTGGGCCTCGGCGGTGAGCTGGTCGACTCCCCCGCCCGGGTGGACGGCCTGTGGCAGCGGGTGCTCGACGCGGACCGGCCGGTGGTGGTCAACGCGGTGGTGGACCCGGCCGAGCTGATGCTGCCGCCGCACTTCACCGTCGAGCAGGCCCGCAAGACCGCCGCCGCCGTCATGCGGGGGGACAGCGACCGGGCCGGCATCGTGCGGCGCGGCGTACCGGCCGCGCTCGCCACGTACCGGCCCCGCCGCCGGGGCCGCTGA
- a CDS encoding RNA methyltransferase produces MVPVHEITDPDDDRIADYRALTDVELRTRWEPPHGLFIAEGELVLRRALRAGYPARSYLVDAKRVDQLADLDTGDTPVYAATPDVLQCATGFHVHRGVLASFHRKPLRSADEVLAAARRVVILEDVNNHTNLGAIFRGAAALGVDAVLLSPTCADPLYRRSVRVSMGEVFAVPYAKLERWPAGLDQVRAAGFTVLAMTPAPDAVPMQRLTPAQRERAALLLGAEGPGLTAAAQAASDVRVVIPMRRGVDSLNVAAAAAVAFWELGREDAL; encoded by the coding sequence CTGGTGCCCGTCCACGAGATCACCGACCCCGACGACGACCGGATCGCCGACTACCGCGCGCTCACCGACGTGGAGCTGCGTACCCGCTGGGAACCGCCGCACGGGTTGTTCATCGCCGAGGGGGAGCTGGTGCTGCGGCGGGCGCTGCGGGCCGGCTACCCGGCCCGGTCGTACCTGGTCGACGCGAAGCGGGTGGACCAGCTCGCCGACCTGGACACCGGGGACACGCCGGTGTACGCGGCCACGCCGGACGTGCTCCAGTGCGCCACCGGCTTCCACGTGCACCGGGGGGTGCTCGCGTCGTTCCACCGCAAGCCGCTGCGCTCGGCGGACGAGGTGCTCGCCGCCGCCCGGCGGGTGGTGATCCTGGAGGACGTCAACAACCACACCAACCTGGGGGCGATCTTCCGGGGCGCCGCCGCGCTCGGCGTCGACGCGGTGCTGCTGTCTCCCACCTGCGCCGATCCGCTCTACCGGCGCAGCGTACGGGTCAGCATGGGCGAGGTGTTCGCGGTGCCGTACGCCAAGCTCGAGCGCTGGCCCGCAGGACTGGACCAGGTCCGGGCGGCCGGATTCACGGTGCTCGCGATGACGCCCGCGCCGGATGCCGTACCGATGCAGCGGCTGACCCCGGCGCAGCGGGAGCGGGCGGCGCTGCTGCTCGGGGCGGAGGGGCCGGGGCTGACCGCGGCGGCGCAGGCGGCCAGCGACGTGCGGGTGGTGATCCCGATGCGGCGCGGCGTGGACTCGCTGAACGTGGCCGCAGCCGCGGCGGTGGCGTTCTGGGAGCTGGGCCGCGAGGACGCGCTCTGA
- the argG gene encoding argininosuccinate synthase, whose translation MSKVLTSLPIGERVGIAFSGGLDTSVAVAWMRDKGAVPCAYTADIGQYDEPDIASVPGRAHTYGAEVARLVDCRAALVEEGLAALTCGAFHIRSGGRAYFNTTPLGRAVTGTLLVRAMIADDVQIWGDGSTFKGNDIERFYRYGLLANPQLRIYKPWLDTDFVTELGGRTEMSEWLLERGLPYRDSTEKAYSTDANIWGATHEAKTLEHLDTGIETVEPIMGVKFWDPSVEIPTEDVTIGFDQGRPVTINGKEFGSAVDLVLEANAIGGRHGLGMSDQIENRIIEAKSRGIYEAPGMALLHAAYERLVNAIHNEDTLANYHNEGRRLGRLMYEGRWLDPQALMLRESLQRWVGTAVTGEVTLRLRRGEDYSILDTTGPSFSYHPDKLSMERTQDSAFGPADRIGQLTMRNLDIADSRAKLEQYASVGMVGGGTPQRVVGAAQAASTGLIGAMPQGGAEAIASRGVPTAEDEALDRAAMEFGVD comes from the coding sequence GTGTCCAAGGTTCTCACCTCCCTGCCCATCGGCGAACGTGTCGGCATCGCCTTCTCCGGCGGCCTCGACACCTCGGTTGCCGTCGCGTGGATGCGCGACAAAGGCGCCGTCCCGTGCGCCTACACCGCTGACATCGGCCAGTACGACGAGCCCGACATCGCCTCGGTGCCCGGCCGCGCCCACACCTACGGCGCCGAGGTCGCCCGGCTCGTCGACTGCCGCGCCGCCCTCGTCGAGGAAGGGCTGGCGGCGCTGACCTGCGGCGCCTTTCACATTCGCTCCGGCGGGCGGGCCTACTTCAACACCACCCCGCTGGGCCGGGCCGTGACCGGCACGCTGCTCGTGCGCGCGATGATCGCCGACGACGTGCAGATCTGGGGCGACGGCTCGACGTTCAAGGGCAACGACATCGAGCGGTTCTACCGGTACGGCCTGCTGGCCAACCCGCAGCTGCGGATCTACAAGCCGTGGCTGGACACCGACTTCGTCACCGAGCTGGGCGGGCGCACCGAGATGTCGGAGTGGCTGCTGGAGCGCGGCCTGCCCTACCGGGACAGCACCGAGAAGGCGTACTCCACCGACGCCAACATCTGGGGCGCCACCCACGAGGCCAAGACGCTCGAACACCTGGACACCGGCATCGAGACGGTCGAGCCGATCATGGGGGTCAAGTTCTGGGATCCGTCCGTGGAGATCCCCACCGAGGACGTCACCATCGGCTTCGACCAGGGCCGCCCGGTGACGATCAACGGCAAGGAGTTCGGCAGCGCCGTCGACCTGGTGCTGGAGGCCAACGCCATCGGCGGCCGGCACGGCCTGGGCATGTCCGACCAGATCGAGAACCGGATCATCGAGGCCAAGAGCCGGGGCATCTACGAGGCCCCCGGCATGGCGCTGCTGCACGCCGCCTACGAGCGGCTCGTCAACGCCATCCACAACGAGGACACGCTCGCGAACTACCACAACGAGGGCCGCCGCCTCGGCCGTCTCATGTACGAGGGCCGCTGGCTGGACCCGCAGGCGCTGATGCTGCGCGAGTCGCTGCAGCGCTGGGTCGGCACGGCGGTCACCGGCGAGGTCACGCTGCGGCTGCGCCGGGGCGAGGACTACTCGATCCTCGACACCACCGGCCCGTCGTTCAGCTACCACCCGGACAAGCTGTCGATGGAGCGCACCCAGGACTCGGCGTTCGGCCCGGCCGACCGGATCGGCCAGCTCACCATGCGCAACCTGGACATCGCCGACTCCCGGGCCAAGCTGGAGCAGTACGCCTCCGTGGGCATGGTCGGCGGCGGCACCCCGCAGCGGGTCGTCGGCGCCGCCCAGGCGGCCTCGACCGGGCTGATCGGCGCCATGCCGCAGGGCGGCGCCGAGGCCATCGCGTCCCGGGGCGTGCCGACCGCCGAGGACGAGGCGCTCGACCGCGCCGCGATGGAGTTCGGCGTCGACTGA
- a CDS encoding PucR family transcriptional regulator produces the protein MSPVFPTVREVLDLVPVRNGAPRLVAGTAGLDRPVRWVHIAEVPDIATLLGGGELVLTTGIGLPGDDAGLREFIGALADVGVSGLAVELGRRYVSGVPRVMAAAAERRGLPLIELRRGTPFVRITEAVHALIVDAQLTELRATEEIHQRFTDLSVEGAEPAEVLRQAAELAGCPMVLENLSRQVLAYDPAGENAELLLDGWERHSRQIRPAGRTAYDPDSGWLVTTVGARGQDWGRLLLRWPATESTPPTRLTILIERAASTLALGRLIRRDAEGLERQIHRTLLTALIDHSRPVDEVALRAKALGVVLDRRHLVGVVVRHRADEPAGDAGALDDESAPTRRGGRRDADAEGPEVGPARLRDLAEAVSQAVRDAKLTALTSPLDDQAVGALLALPDAAAEEKALSAFAAALRRVRLDVAPARTPASRLSESPDRPAGRAVTSGSARPADAPPRAAIVVAAGSGVGSMREARRSLIEARQVAEAARRDPRDLPCYRLPHVGLAGLLHLLRDEPRLQTFVERELGPLLAYDAQHPREQLLGTLRAYLEQGRNKSAGAAAAHLSRPAFYERLARIGRILDADLDSVDRCLSLHVALLALDAIRTP, from the coding sequence GTGTCGCCCGTGTTCCCTACCGTGCGTGAGGTGCTGGACCTGGTGCCCGTGCGCAACGGCGCGCCCCGCCTGGTCGCCGGAACCGCCGGGCTGGACCGGCCGGTGCGGTGGGTGCACATCGCCGAGGTGCCGGACATCGCCACCCTGCTCGGCGGCGGGGAACTGGTCCTCACCACCGGGATCGGGCTGCCGGGCGACGACGCCGGGCTCCGCGAGTTCATCGGCGCCCTCGCCGACGTCGGCGTCTCCGGGCTGGCCGTCGAGCTGGGCCGCCGCTACGTCAGCGGAGTGCCCCGGGTGATGGCCGCCGCCGCCGAACGACGCGGCCTGCCCCTGATCGAGCTGCGCCGGGGCACCCCGTTCGTCCGCATCACCGAGGCGGTGCACGCGCTGATCGTGGACGCCCAGCTCACCGAGCTGCGCGCCACCGAGGAGATCCACCAGCGGTTCACCGACCTGTCGGTGGAGGGCGCCGAACCGGCCGAGGTGCTGCGGCAGGCCGCCGAGCTGGCGGGCTGCCCGATGGTGCTGGAGAACCTGTCCCGGCAGGTGCTCGCCTACGACCCGGCGGGGGAGAACGCCGAACTGCTGCTGGACGGCTGGGAACGGCACTCGCGGCAGATCCGCCCGGCCGGGCGCACCGCGTACGACCCGGACAGCGGCTGGCTCGTCACCACCGTCGGCGCGCGGGGCCAGGACTGGGGACGGCTGCTGCTGCGCTGGCCGGCGACCGAGTCCACCCCGCCGACCCGGCTGACCATCCTGATCGAGCGGGCCGCCTCCACGCTGGCCCTGGGCCGGCTGATCCGGCGCGACGCCGAGGGCCTGGAACGGCAGATCCACCGCACGCTGCTGACCGCCCTGATCGACCACTCCCGCCCGGTGGACGAGGTGGCGCTGCGCGCCAAGGCGCTCGGCGTCGTCCTGGACCGCCGGCACCTGGTCGGCGTCGTGGTCCGGCACCGCGCCGACGAGCCGGCCGGGGACGCGGGCGCCCTCGACGACGAGTCCGCCCCGACCCGCCGGGGCGGGCGCCGCGACGCCGACGCCGAAGGCCCCGAAGTCGGCCCGGCCCGGTTGCGCGACCTCGCCGAGGCAGTCAGCCAGGCCGTCCGCGACGCCAAGCTCACCGCGCTGACCAGCCCGCTCGACGACCAGGCGGTGGGCGCGCTGCTGGCGCTCCCCGACGCCGCCGCCGAGGAGAAGGCACTGTCCGCGTTCGCCGCGGCGTTGCGTCGGGTACGCCTCGACGTCGCCCCCGCCCGCACTCCGGCGTCCCGCCTGTCGGAGTCACCCGACCGGCCCGCCGGCCGGGCCGTGACGTCGGGGAGCGCGCGACCGGCCGACGCGCCGCCCCGCGCCGCGATCGTGGTGGCGGCCGGGTCCGGCGTGGGCAGCATGCGCGAGGCGCGCCGGTCGCTGATCGAGGCGCGGCAGGTCGCCGAGGCGGCGCGGCGGGATCCCAGGGATCTGCCCTGCTACCGCCTGCCGCACGTCGGGCTGGCGGGGCTGCTGCACCTGCTACGCGACGAGCCCCGGTTGCAGACGTTCGTCGAGCGTGAACTCGGGCCGCTGCTCGCCTACGACGCCCAGCACCCGCGGGAGCAGTTGCTCGGCACCCTGCGGGCGTACCTGGAGCAGGGGCGGAACAAGTCGGCCGGTGCGGCCGCCGCGCACCTGTCCCGGCCGGCGTTCTACGAGCGGCTGGCCCGTATCGGCCGCATCCTCGACGCCGACCTCGACTCGGTCGACAGGTGCCTGTCCCTGCACGTGGCCCTGCTGGCCCTGGACGCCATCCGCACCCCCTGA